A region of Porites lutea chromosome 13, jaPorLute2.1, whole genome shotgun sequence DNA encodes the following proteins:
- the LOC140922703 gene encoding uncharacterized protein — MDIIRQGYSLPFSEFPPRCFLSNNRSALRNPQFVESAILELLEKQLINEHSFPPHCVNPLTVAEGKKLRLVIDLREVNKYLVKPKFRYEDLRSLSEVFEQGFWFFTWDLKSGYHHVDIFHPHQQFLGFAWDFEGVTRYFTFAVLPFGLSTACFCFTKLFRPLVRRWRLMSHNCFVYLDDGISGQHDYVSARAASLIQRSDLASSGFIPNECKSQWEPVQVGEWLGFLINTIQFMFQIPEAKLAKLKRSLESMILDGYATYRELARLAGFIISLSLAVGPIARLFTRQMYFFIQSRPSWDVSFTFSEALLQELKFWLLHIDSFNGYSIRGVFCAESTIYTDASDFAFGGYLATLGGEPVRGMFSPADVDSSSTYRELKAVFYVLKSYAVSLKHQRVKVFVDNMGASRILMVGSSKLHLQQIAVDIFSICLSFGISLDSQWLPREENARADLLSRFIDRDDWSLNPVVFQSLDARWGPHSVDRFSSYFNSQVVRFNSKYFSPGCAAVDALAQDWSSDNNWLCPPTHLIVAAVKHLRYHKGVGTIIIPEWPSASFWPFLHISPSRFHTFVKEFVVLPRLADLLIEGPGQREVYRKKPSVFVGCPSFNMLALRLDFR, encoded by the coding sequence ATGGATATCATTAGGCAAGGGTATTCTTTACCGTTTAGCGAATTTCCGCCTCGTTGCTTTCTATCGAACAATCGTTCTGCGTTGAGGAACCCGCAATTTGTTGAGTCTGCTATTCTTGAATTATTGGAGAAGCAACTGATTAATGAGCATAGTTTTCCTCCTCATTGCGTCAATCCTCTTACAGTTGCAGAAGGCAAGAAGCTCCGCCTGGTCATAGATTTGCGCGAGGTTAACAAGTATTTGGTTAAACCCAAATTTCGTTATGAAGATTTGCGATCTTTGAGTGAGGTCTTTGAGCAGGGATTTTGGTTCTTCACGTGGGACCTGAAATCGGGTTACCATCatgtggatatttttcatcCTCATCAGCAATTTTTGGGCTTTGCGTGGGATTTTGAGGGAGTTACTAGATACTTTACTTTTGCTGTTCTCCCATTTGGATTAAGCACCGCGTGTTTTTGCTTTACCAAGCTTTTTCGCCCTTTAGTTAGGAGATGGCGGCTGATGTCCCACAACTGTTTTGTGTATTTAGATGACGGGATTTCGGGTCAGCATGACTATGTTTCTGCTCGAGCTGCTAGTCTTATTCAGCGTTCGGATTTAGCTTCGTCTGGCTTCATCCCTAATGAGTGTAAATCACAATGGGAGCCTGTTCAGGTTGGGGAATGGTTGGGATTCCTCATTAACACTATTCAATTCATGTTTCAAATACCAGAAGCCAAGCTGGCTAAGTTAAAGCGTTCTCTAGAGTCCATGATCCTGGATGGCTACGCAACCTATCGGGAGTTGGCTCGCCTTGCCGGTTTCATCATTTCGCTTTCCCTCGCAGTTGGCCCTATTGCTCGTCTATTCACAAGACAGATGTACTTTTTTATTCAGTCCAGGCCCTCGTGGGATGTCTCGTTTACCTTTTCCGAGGCCCTATTGCAAGAGCTTAAGTTTTGGCTTCTGCATATCGATTCTTTTAATGGGTATTCTATTAGGGGTGTCTTTTGTGCCGAGTCTACTATTTATACCGATGCTAGTGATTTTGCATTCGGCGGCTATTTAGCCACTCTGGGTGGTGAGCCAGTTCGGGGTATGTTTTCCCCGGCTGACGTTGATTCGAGTTCTACTTACCGCGAGTTGAAAGCGGTATTCTATGTTTTGAAGTCATACGCCGTCAGTTTGAAGCATCAGAGAGTGAAAGTTTTTGTTGACAACATGGGCGCCTCTCGTATTCTGATGGTTGGCAGCTCTAAGCTTCATTTACAGCAGATTGCTGTTGACATATTCAGTATCTGTTTGTCTTTTGGCATTTCCTTAGATTCGCAGTGGTTGCCTCGCGAAGAGAACGCTCGTGCCGATTTACTCAGCAGGTTCATTGACAGAGATGATTGGAGTTTGAACCCCGTGGTTTTCCAATCCCTTGATGCTAGGTGGGGCCCTCATTCGGTGGATCGCTTTTCGTCTTATTTCAACTCGCAAGTTGTTAGGTttaattccaaatatttttctccGGGTTGCGCCGCTGTTGATGCCCTAGCTCAGGATTGGAGTTCCGATAATAATTGGTTGTGTCCTCCGACGCATTTGATCGTCGCTGCGGTTAAGCATTTGCGCTACCACAAAGGGGTTGGGACCATAATTATTCCGGAATGGCCATCTGCTtccttttggccctttttacaCATCAGTCCTTCTCGATTTCATACTTTTGTCAAAGAATTTGTTGTGCTTCCAAGGCTTGCAGATCTACTTATTGAAGGACCTGGACAGAGGGAAGTGTACCGCAAGAAACCTTCCGTGTTCGTTGGATGTCCGTCATTTAATATGTTGGCTCTCCGCCTTGATTTTCGCTAA
- the LOC140922704 gene encoding integrase/recombinase xerD homolog, translating to MPAHPLCIALYLLELTEDALQKNSGCSAIDSALYGIRWAHKIAGLASPTEHPTVIAAAEGARRKLSKPVQPKQPLDLETVVKVAQYYNTALASLADIRFLFVFLVGYAGLFRISELLSVKIKDITIVHDSMSIFVSKRKNDQFREGHTSIIARSGKVSCPVSITERLLVLLASPKESCSPVLRRIVRTKNGACFHKSLGISYSTIRDEFKKYVSPFVNDPSDYCLHSLKSGGASNDGYKLSDPELKDRHAGWKNPCTKRRYTKRSHSEMLEVTRSMGI from the coding sequence ATGCCCGCTCATCCGTTGTGCATTGCCCTGTACTTATTGGAGTTAACTGAAGATGCCTTGCAGAAGAATAGTGGTTGCTCTGCTATTGATTCTGCGCTTTATGGTATTCGTTGGGCGCACAAGATAGCAGGTCTGGCGTCGCCCACAGAGCATCCAACGGTTATTGCAGCCGCGGAAGGAGCTAGAAGAAAGTTATCTAAGCCAGTTCAACCCAAGCAACCCCTGGATCTTGAGACTGTTGTCAAAGTCGCTCAGTATTATAACACAGCTTTAGCTTCTCTTGCAGAcattcgttttttgtttgtatttttagttgGCTATGCTGGTCTATTTCGAATTTCTGAGTTATTGAGTGTTAAGATCAAAGACATTACCATTGTTCACGATAGCATGTCGATTTTCGTCTCTAAGAGGAAGAATGATCAATTTCGTGAAGGGCATACTTCTATAATTGCCAGATCTGGTAAGGTTTCATGTCCCGTTTCAATCACTGAGAGGCTTCTTGTTCTGTTGGCTAGTCCTAAGGAATCTTGTTCTCCTGTTTTGCGTAGAATAGTTCGCACTAAGAATGGCGCATGTTTTCACAAGTCTCTAGGGATTAGTTACTCCACTATTCGTGACGAATTCAAGAAATATGTTTCGCCGTTTGTAAATGATCCAAGTGATTATTGTTTACATAGCCTCAAATCAGGTGGCGCGTCTAATGACGGTTATAAGCTAAGCGATCCCGAGCTGAAAGATAGACATGCAGGATGGAAGAATCCTTGCACTAAGAGGCGTTACACCAAGCGTTCTCATTCTGAGATGCTTGAAGTTACTAGAAGTATGGGTATCTAA